Genomic window (Alligator mississippiensis isolate rAllMis1 chromosome 7, rAllMis1, whole genome shotgun sequence):
AAGTAGGTATCCAAGGCCTCTTGACCACTATCCACTAGAGGCTCACAGGGACCACTGAGTGGCAACATCatagcaggggtgtaggttgtagctgtgttggtctaaggacataggcagacaaggttccttaggtgaatctgatatcttttatatcagattcacccaacaAACCTTGTCTGCCAACATTATAGCAGACGCTTAGAACAGGTTTTGGTCTGCTTGATTGTATTGAAGTCAGCAGATCTGAATGAGCTCCATCTCTGGATGCTGAAAAGTTGGAGAGAAAGGATTTGAGAGTCCTTGGCAATCATATCTCCAAAGTTGTGGGAATCAGACAAGGTTCCAGAGGTCTAGAAAAGGGCTGACATAGTGCCCTCTTTAGAAAAGGCAACAAGCCAGGCAATGACTGCAAGGGCTCTCTCCACACACAGGTTATTGCTAGTAAGGATAACACAAGTGTTATGTCAGGATGTAGGCCAGACGGCTAATTAATGGCCTGGATAAATGTCTGGCCTGTGCATATCATTTCCAGCATGAATGAGAGAGCGTTCCTGAGGTCTGCATGTTCCTACCTGCTACCCCCTGTACTGGCCCTACATTTTGTGCAATGTTCCTCAGGCTATAAATAAAAATGGTGGACCAATGGAGTCAGCACTGTGTAGGAAAGAGAAAATGCTTTGTTTAGGGCTATAAGGGTGTTGGTTCTTGTGAGAATATACAAAATTGCTAGGATCCCAAAGAAAATTGTTAACACAATAATATAAGAGGAacaggtggaaaaggcctttTGTTTCCCAGTAGTGAAAGGGATTCTCAGTCTGGTGGTTATAATGCAGATATAGGACATGAGAATCAAAAGGAATGGGGGCAAAAGGAATATGCTGCCAAGACTGAAAACTGCAAGTTCAACTTCATAGGTGGCAAGGCAGGAGAGTTTAATCACTGGAACAGAGTCACAAAAGAAACGCTTGATATGATTGAGTCCACAGGAGGTTAATCATAACAAGAAGAGAGATGCAATAAAGCTAACTATAAATCCAGTGACTCATGAGCCAGCTCTTGGGTTGAAACAGAATCTGTCACTCATAAGGGGTACATAACGTATGGCTAAGTACCAATTATAAGCCATCAAAGATAAGAGACAACATGCTATAATTAACAGCAtaccaaagaaaaataattggaTGAAGCAGCTGGAGAAGAAATGGCTCTGTCTCCAGTGAGGAAGCTGGACACCATGGTGGGCTGGATGGTGCAGGTATAGCAGGTCTGCAAGCAGGACGATGCTCCTGCTCTGGGGCCTCAGTCTGTGTGTTTCCTCTCCCAGGAGCACTGGATGCAACTACTGCATCCAGTGATCCTTACTCCATTTCTATCTCTTTGTCAaatagtttgtttgtttcttgtaaAGATGTATTTCACTTACTGCACAGATGAAAATGTGTGAGTTTACACTGTGCCTGGTGAATGAATTAACACTATTGGAATATAATGGCTGCCTGCTTGCCTTCCACCCCCCTTCTGGCTTCTGGACCTTCCCCCGGAGAAACCTTGGTGCTTTCTCTGAAAAGACTTTCTTTTTTGAACTTTAcccttcttcctgcccccacaaGGGCTGCTTGGGCATCCACCTGGGGACTCTTTGCTGCGCTCaaatccctctttttgtattctttctttccTTGGATGAcacttcatctctgggcatcattgattggtttgATTGTGGCCATTATACTGTCCACCTTCTGTCCTATCAGCATATACCTTTTTCCACAAATCCATCACATGCATTTATCTTAATTTGGTTATATACAGAGACTCCTAACTGGTCTGTTCAcaaaaactggaaatcccaagggctgtgCAGTTGTGCACTGTCCTGGTGCCAATGCTACAGAGTGCCtgatctctgttatggaacagtgttcatgtcttcagtttcccagcctgtgtgtctgctggcttcagacacagttgGCCtcgaaggaaactttgtcacaagcaggcttttagaaatcagctAACCCTTACCATTTCCCTGGACCAGTTTGTAATGCGAAGTCTACTTTTCCTACAAAccaatttccaaaagcaaacctctaaatatcatatTCTAGCTATCATTCCCCCTTCTTCAGCATGTTGAAAAATTGCAGCCACGACATGTTCCCATCCTTAtcatgtcccctcccctgctgccatgttcCAAAGTTCCACGAGGACAGATTGGGGCTGGGTCATACTCCCTCCATTATACCAGTTTTATTTATGAGACTCTCACCACAATAGATAAATGAGCTTCATAATTTCCCTGATTTGTTCAGCGGTATAATCCCCATGTTCACGCAGGGAAAACAAGGTACAGTcagacaaaaaatatatataagacTAGTGTGTTATTCCTGGAAAGTGGTTACATGAGTTGTAATGTCCTAGCTGTCACTGTTTATTCCCAAGGCCTCCATTATGGTAGTTCTGTCTTTCGTTCACAAGGGCACAGTGCAAACTGGCACAGGTTCAGATCTGAATGATGTGAAACATATTTACAAATGAACTATTGGTCAGTGAGTCAGAGATAGATCAAGGTTTTTGTAGACTATGTTCAAGTGAGTTTGGGACATTTTTCTGACAAACTAAACTATTAGAGGGTTAAGATACAATCTTGTGAAGAATGGGTCAGAGGTTAGGTTTTTACTATATCAGCCACTCCTTGATACCTGCCCATGCACACGAGCACTGTGTGCAACTTAATGGGAGATTTACATCTCTGCCTAAGTGTAGGAAGCCTCCAATTGAATTGATTTCATACGGCAAAATCCATTCCATATTCTTTTGGGGAACAATTTTAAAATGCGTACCTTGGTGTCAGGACAGTACATTCATTTACACAGGGTACGGAATGTATTGAATCTCTCTAACgtttctcttttttctcaaaTTCCCTAAAATCCTTGTGCTAGAATCCAGACATTTTCAACAGCTTGGATTCCTGTTATGTCCAATTTTGTTTAACCTGCTAATAGAGTTCAGGAATGGTTGCATTCTTTTCCAGTTCAGAAACATGCAGACAACTTTCCTTACAGCCTcctttacttccttgtttctcaggctgtaaatgAGAGGGTTTACCAATGGAGTCAGCACAGTGTAggaaagagagaatattttgttCAGTGCTGTTAGGGTGTTGGATGTTGGGGACATATAGACTATAGTTATGGACCCATAAAATATGGTCACCACAATAATATGAGAGGAACAGGTGGAGAAGGCCTTTTGTCTCCCAGTAGTGGAAGGGATTCTCATTATGGTCCTGATAATCCAAACATAGGACATGAGAGTCAAAAGGAATGGGGGCAAGAGGAATATACAGTCAAAACTGAAAGCTACAAGTTCAATCTCATAGGTGTTACTGCAGGAGAGTTTAATCACTTCAAGAAagtcacaaaaaaaatgttcaattTGATTGGGTCCACAGAAGGTTAATTGTAAGAGGAAGAGATACAAAATGGTGACAACTATAAATCCACTGATCCATGATCCAGCTGCAAGGGTGAAACAAAATCTGTCAGTCATAAGGGCTGAATAATGCAACGGTTTACATATGGCTAAGTACCTATCATATGACATCACGGATAACAGACACCATTCTGTAACTATCAAGAtaccaaagaaaaataattggatgaagcagccagagaatgaaatagttctgtctccagtgaggaagctggccagcatcctgggcaggagggtgcaggtatAGCAGGTGTCCAAGCAGGACAAGTTCCCCAGGAAGATGTACATGGGGGTTTGCAGTTGCTGAACAGCTATGATGAGCACAATGATGAGGACGTTCCCAGCCACGGTTGCAATGTAGAATATAAGAACGAGGATGAAGAGCAGTATTTGAAACTCTGGAAGAATTTCAAATCCCAGGAGAATAAATTCGGTGACAGAAGTTTGATTTCCTACCTCTGCACCTGCCATGGCATCAGGGAAATTCAGTACAGGTCTGCAAAATAATCTGAAACAAACAGATACTTTTGAATGCCATGAAATCAGTCCATCTCTTAAGTTTTCAAATGACTAATTTTGTTGGAAAATGACT
Coding sequences:
- the LOC132251783 gene encoding olfactory receptor 11A1-like, whose product is MADAEVGNHTLVTEFILLGFEILPELQILLFLLFFILYIATMAGNVLIIVLIIAVQHLHTPMYFFLANLSCLETCYTCTLLPKMMANFLTGDRTISSSGCFIQFFFFGILIVTECCLLSVMSYDRYLAICKPLHYAALMSERFCSSLAAGSWISGFIVASIINLLLLQLTFCGPNQVDHFFCDYIPLIKLSCSDTYEIDLTVFRNQTSVTEFILLGFEILPEFQILLFILVLIFYIATVAGNVLIIVLIIAVQQLQTPMYIFLGNLSCLDTCYTCTLLPRMLASFLTGDRTISFSGCFIQLFFFGILIVTEWCLLSVMSYDRYLAICKPLHYSALMTDRFCFTLAAGSWISGFIVVTILYLFLLQLTFCGPNQIEHFFCDFLEVIKLSCSNTYEIELVAFSFDCIFLLPPFLLTLMSYVWIIRTIMRIPSTTGRQKAFSTCSSHIIVVTIFYGSITIVYMSPTSNTLTALNKIFSLSYTVLTPLVNPLIYSLRNKEVKEAVRKVVCMFLNWKRMQPFLNSISRLNKIGHNRNPSC